One genomic segment of Brassica napus cultivar Da-Ae chromosome A3, Da-Ae, whole genome shotgun sequence includes these proteins:
- the LOC125599337 gene encoding cytochrome c oxidase assembly factor 6-like, with protein MVLDAYASSNPNQVHEDVLQKSRDACYKARDAFYTCLEKESGKKPTEIASVGLLYPKECSLSRTEFVKSCRSSWVKHFDREYCRNKRVQRLLDDGDERKGPMSLPQPYTFKPSPST; from the exons ATGGTGCTCGATGCTTATGCTTCGTCAAACCCTAATCAGGTACACGAGGACGTTCTTCAGAAATCTAGAGATGCTTGCTACAAG GCAAGAGATGCTTTTTACACTTGTCTGGAGAAGGAATCTGGTAAGAAACCCACTGAGATTGCCTCCGTAGGTCTTCTCTACCCTAAAGAGTGCAGCCTTTCCAGAACCGAGTTCGTTAAGAGCTGCCGCTCTTCCTGG gtgaAGCATTTCGATAGGGAGTACTGTCGGAACAAGAGAGTGCAAAGGCTGCTagatgatggagatgagagGAAAGGCCCAATGTCACTCCCTCAGCCTTACACTTTCAAGCCTTCTCCTTCTACGTAG
- the LOC125599186 gene encoding ubiquitin carboxyl-terminal hydrolase 23-like isoform X1: MEAASNGSCAVSSSSASAVFRKIEFHPARKPFNGFSNGKSDFKIETLNPSSSSANKQAFFSSPSFKKRDGSDSLENGLDRELTFNRTIRKIGAGLENLGNTCFLNSVLQCLTYTEPLAAYLQDVGHERRCNVAGFCALCAMQKHVRTALQATGKIVAPKYLVSNLRCVSRNFRNCRQEDAHEYMINLLECMHKCSLPSGVSSESSDAYRSSLVHKIFGGSLRSQVKCAQCSHSSDKFDPFLDLSLDISKADSLQRALTRFTAVELLDDGAKVYQCERCKQKVKATKELTVSKAPYVLTVHLKRFEAHRSEKIDKKVEFASAVDMKPFVSGPYEGNLKYTLYGVLVHYGRSIHSGHYACFVRTSSGMWYSLDDNRVLQVSEKNVFNQKAYMLFYVRDRQNTSPKNVVPMVKKENLPTARASVIISSSNRNDQVSGSTVMKASCFNGLGANGRAPLRSCDQGAPAVFNQKDLNAKETQKDPPSSVDAKEILKRENGAAPLKSCGLSATAVLSQKDSNSKENLQKELPLSQANGEGSLVKEKMKAACATLPGKASPLLDGSRNAQILVNLPTSVANKDEETLNTARKTRKGKTKTQQVGLKLFKLALGVRKKMKQKRGRSSAVKVIPEELRSKKGATDQERSTSEITSEVASGLPGKDNIVSVHNERNMNSNGNMLLGSATGDLKERANQNGAVLASDQQPPLRSSDLSKASQIAKRKRESSKDEQIVLQKDEPTILTRGLPETVVAKWDEEVSASKKMGNNEGTKIGYVADEWDEEYDRGKKKKIRIKEEMYKGPNPFQMIASRKQTDTKKKWTQRMNTAKTGLRI; encoded by the exons ATGGAGGCTGCGAGTAACGGATCCTGCGCCGTTTCGTCCTCTTCAGCTTCAGCCGTTTTTAGAAAGATCGAGTTTCACCCCGCGAGGAAGCCCTTCAATGGCTTCTCCAACGGTAAATCCGATTTCAAGATCGAGACTTTGAATCCCAGCTCCTCCTCTGCCAACAAGCAAGCCTTCTTCTCCTCACCGTCCTTTAAGAAGCGAGACGGGTCTGATTCGTTGGAGAATGGATTAGATCGGGAGCTTACTTTTAATAGAACCATCCGCAAAATC GGTGCGGGTTTGGAGAATCTTGGAAACACATGTTTTCTCAATTCGGTGTTACAATGCTTGACATACACTGAGCCGTTAGCTGCTTACCTGCAAGACGTTGGTCATGAGAGACGCT GCAACGTGGCGGGGTTTTGTGCTTTATGTGCAATGCAGAAACATGTCAGGACTGCTCTTCAAGCCACTGGCAAAATAGTAGCACCGAAATATTTGGTCTCAAACCTGCGAT GCGTTTCGAGAAACTTCAGAAACTGTCGGCAGGAAGATGCACATGAGTACATGATCAATCTCCTAGAGTGCATGCACAAGTGTAGTCTGCCTTCTGGTGTGTCAAGTGAATCCTCCGATGCTTACAGGAGCAGCTTGGTGCACAAAATATTCGGTGGTAGCCTCCGTAGTCAG GTGAAATGCGCCCAATGCTCACATTCTTCCGACAAGTTTGATCCGTTTCTTGACCTGAGTCTAGACATTTCGAAGGCTGATTCGTTGCAGAGAGCGCTTACGCGTTTCACTGCCGTTGAGCTTTTAGATGATGGTGCAAAGGTTTACCAGTGCGAAAGATGCAAGCAGAAAGTTAAGGCTACAAAAGAGCTGACTGTTTCTAAAGCACCGTATGTTCTCACTGTACATCTCAAGCGGTTTGAAGCGCATAGATCCGAAAAGATTGACAAGAAAGTCGAGTTTGCATCTGCAGTTGACATGAAACCTTTTGTCAGTGGTCCCTAT GAAGGCAATTTGAAGTACACTCTATATGGTGTCTTAGTTCATTATGGTCGAAGTATCCATTCTGGTCACTATGCGTGTTTTGTTCGCACTTCAAGTGGCATGTGGTACTCCCTTGATGATAACAGG GTTTTGCAAGTTAGTGAGAAGAATGTGTTCAACCAGAAGGCGTATATGCTTTTCTATGTTCGTGATAGACAGAACACATCCCCAAAGAATGTGGTTCCCATGGTTAAGAAAGAGAACCTTCCGACAGCAAGAGCTTCTGTGATTATATCTTCTTCTAACAGAAATGATCAAGTGAGTGGTTCAACAGTCATGAAAGCATCTTGTTTTAACGGTCTTGGTGCCAATGGTAGAGCACCCTTGAGATCATGTGATCAAGGTGCTCCTGCTGTGTTTAACCAAAAAGATTTGAATGCCAAAGAGACTCAGAAGGATCCCCCAAGCAGTGTGGATGCGAAAGAGATCCTGAAGAGGGAAAATGGTGCCGCACCCTTGAAATCATGTGGTCTAAGTGCTACTGCTGTCTTATCCCAAAAAGATTCAAATTCCAAAGAGAACCTTCAGAAGGAACTGCCACTATCACAGGCTAATGGGGAAGGATCTTTggtaaaggagaagatgaaggcTGCATGCGCGACACTACCAGGGAAGGCTTCCCCTCTACTGGATGGCAGCAGAAACGCTCAAATTCTTGTGAACTTGCCTACTTCTGTAGCTAATAAAGATGAGGAGACTCTCAACACAGCAAGAAAGACTCGCAAGGGTAAAACAAAAACCCAGCAGGTGGGATTAAAACTTTTTAAGCTGGCCCTTGGCGTACGCAAAAAGATGAAACAGAAAAGGGGGAGATCAAGTGCTGTTAAGGTTATTCCTGAGGAGCTCCGATCCAAGAAAGGAGCTACAGATCAAGAGCGTTCAACTTCAGAGATAACTAGCGAAGTTGCTTCTGGCTTGCCTGGGAAGGATAACATTGTCAGTGTCCATAATGAAAGGAATATGAATAGTAATGGGAATATGTTGCTTGGCTCTGCGACTGGAGATCTCAAGGAGAGAGCTAATCAAAATGGTGCCGTTCTTGCGTCAGACCAACAACCACCGTTGAGGAGTTCTGACTTATCTAAAGCAAGCCAAATCgccaaaagaaagagagagtcgtCAAAAGATGAACAAATCGTGTTGCAAAAAGATGAGCCGACGATTCTCACCCGGGGTTTGCCGGAGACAGTTG TTGCCAAATGGGATGAAGAAGTCTCAGCTTCTAAGAAGATGGGAAATAATGAAGGCACCAAAATCGGTTACGTAGCAGATGAGTG GGATGAAGAATATGATAGagggaagaaaaagaagatacgGATTAAAGAAGAGATGTATAAAGGGCCAAACCCGTTCCAGATGATTGCATCAAGGAAACAAACTGATACCAAGAAGAAATGGACTCAACGCATGAATACTGCAAAGACAGGCTTACGGATATGA
- the LOC125599186 gene encoding ubiquitin carboxyl-terminal hydrolase 23-like isoform X2 gives MEAASNGSCAVSSSSASAVFRKIEFHPARKPFNGFSNGKSDFKIETLNPSSSSANKQAFFSSPSFKKRDGSDSLENGLDRELTFNRTIRKIGAGLENLGNTCFLNSVLQCLTYTEPLAAYLQDVGHERRCNVAGFCALCAMQKHVRTALQATGKIVAPKYLVSNLRCVSRNFRNCRQEDAHEYMINLLECMHKCSLPSGVSSESSDAYRSSLVHKIFGGSLRSQVKCAQCSHSSDKFDPFLDLSLDISKADSLQRALTRFTAVELLDDGAKVYQCERCKQKVKATKELTVSKAPYVLTVHLKRFEAHRSEKIDKKVEFASAVDMKPFVSGPYEGNLKYTLYGVLVHYGRSIHSGHYACFVRTSSGMWYSLDDNRVLQVSEKNVFNQKAYMLFYVRDRQNTSPKNVVPMVKKENLPTARASVIISSSNRNDQVSGSTVMKASCFNGLGANGRAPLRSCDQGAPAVFNQKDLNAKETQKDPPSSVDAKEILKRENGAAPLKSCGLSATAVLSQKDSNSKENLQKELPLSQANGEGSLVKEKMKAACATLPGKAQILVNLPTSVANKDEETLNTARKTRKGKTKTQQVGLKLFKLALGVRKKMKQKRGRSSAVKVIPEELRSKKGATDQERSTSEITSEVASGLPGKDNIVSVHNERNMNSNGNMLLGSATGDLKERANQNGAVLASDQQPPLRSSDLSKASQIAKRKRESSKDEQIVLQKDEPTILTRGLPETVVAKWDEEVSASKKMGNNEGTKIGYVADEWDEEYDRGKKKKIRIKEEMYKGPNPFQMIASRKQTDTKKKWTQRMNTAKTGLRI, from the exons ATGGAGGCTGCGAGTAACGGATCCTGCGCCGTTTCGTCCTCTTCAGCTTCAGCCGTTTTTAGAAAGATCGAGTTTCACCCCGCGAGGAAGCCCTTCAATGGCTTCTCCAACGGTAAATCCGATTTCAAGATCGAGACTTTGAATCCCAGCTCCTCCTCTGCCAACAAGCAAGCCTTCTTCTCCTCACCGTCCTTTAAGAAGCGAGACGGGTCTGATTCGTTGGAGAATGGATTAGATCGGGAGCTTACTTTTAATAGAACCATCCGCAAAATC GGTGCGGGTTTGGAGAATCTTGGAAACACATGTTTTCTCAATTCGGTGTTACAATGCTTGACATACACTGAGCCGTTAGCTGCTTACCTGCAAGACGTTGGTCATGAGAGACGCT GCAACGTGGCGGGGTTTTGTGCTTTATGTGCAATGCAGAAACATGTCAGGACTGCTCTTCAAGCCACTGGCAAAATAGTAGCACCGAAATATTTGGTCTCAAACCTGCGAT GCGTTTCGAGAAACTTCAGAAACTGTCGGCAGGAAGATGCACATGAGTACATGATCAATCTCCTAGAGTGCATGCACAAGTGTAGTCTGCCTTCTGGTGTGTCAAGTGAATCCTCCGATGCTTACAGGAGCAGCTTGGTGCACAAAATATTCGGTGGTAGCCTCCGTAGTCAG GTGAAATGCGCCCAATGCTCACATTCTTCCGACAAGTTTGATCCGTTTCTTGACCTGAGTCTAGACATTTCGAAGGCTGATTCGTTGCAGAGAGCGCTTACGCGTTTCACTGCCGTTGAGCTTTTAGATGATGGTGCAAAGGTTTACCAGTGCGAAAGATGCAAGCAGAAAGTTAAGGCTACAAAAGAGCTGACTGTTTCTAAAGCACCGTATGTTCTCACTGTACATCTCAAGCGGTTTGAAGCGCATAGATCCGAAAAGATTGACAAGAAAGTCGAGTTTGCATCTGCAGTTGACATGAAACCTTTTGTCAGTGGTCCCTAT GAAGGCAATTTGAAGTACACTCTATATGGTGTCTTAGTTCATTATGGTCGAAGTATCCATTCTGGTCACTATGCGTGTTTTGTTCGCACTTCAAGTGGCATGTGGTACTCCCTTGATGATAACAGG GTTTTGCAAGTTAGTGAGAAGAATGTGTTCAACCAGAAGGCGTATATGCTTTTCTATGTTCGTGATAGACAGAACACATCCCCAAAGAATGTGGTTCCCATGGTTAAGAAAGAGAACCTTCCGACAGCAAGAGCTTCTGTGATTATATCTTCTTCTAACAGAAATGATCAAGTGAGTGGTTCAACAGTCATGAAAGCATCTTGTTTTAACGGTCTTGGTGCCAATGGTAGAGCACCCTTGAGATCATGTGATCAAGGTGCTCCTGCTGTGTTTAACCAAAAAGATTTGAATGCCAAAGAGACTCAGAAGGATCCCCCAAGCAGTGTGGATGCGAAAGAGATCCTGAAGAGGGAAAATGGTGCCGCACCCTTGAAATCATGTGGTCTAAGTGCTACTGCTGTCTTATCCCAAAAAGATTCAAATTCCAAAGAGAACCTTCAGAAGGAACTGCCACTATCACAGGCTAATGGGGAAGGATCTTTggtaaaggagaagatgaaggcTGCATGCGCGACACTACCAGGGAAG GCTCAAATTCTTGTGAACTTGCCTACTTCTGTAGCTAATAAAGATGAGGAGACTCTCAACACAGCAAGAAAGACTCGCAAGGGTAAAACAAAAACCCAGCAGGTGGGATTAAAACTTTTTAAGCTGGCCCTTGGCGTACGCAAAAAGATGAAACAGAAAAGGGGGAGATCAAGTGCTGTTAAGGTTATTCCTGAGGAGCTCCGATCCAAGAAAGGAGCTACAGATCAAGAGCGTTCAACTTCAGAGATAACTAGCGAAGTTGCTTCTGGCTTGCCTGGGAAGGATAACATTGTCAGTGTCCATAATGAAAGGAATATGAATAGTAATGGGAATATGTTGCTTGGCTCTGCGACTGGAGATCTCAAGGAGAGAGCTAATCAAAATGGTGCCGTTCTTGCGTCAGACCAACAACCACCGTTGAGGAGTTCTGACTTATCTAAAGCAAGCCAAATCgccaaaagaaagagagagtcgtCAAAAGATGAACAAATCGTGTTGCAAAAAGATGAGCCGACGATTCTCACCCGGGGTTTGCCGGAGACAGTTG TTGCCAAATGGGATGAAGAAGTCTCAGCTTCTAAGAAGATGGGAAATAATGAAGGCACCAAAATCGGTTACGTAGCAGATGAGTG GGATGAAGAATATGATAGagggaagaaaaagaagatacgGATTAAAGAAGAGATGTATAAAGGGCCAAACCCGTTCCAGATGATTGCATCAAGGAAACAAACTGATACCAAGAAGAAATGGACTCAACGCATGAATACTGCAAAGACAGGCTTACGGATATGA